The Aspergillus nidulans FGSC A4 chromosome VII nucleotide sequence GCATGTCGCACAATCGAAGCCGATGTACGGTCTGGGTCAAAGCCTACGCTGAGTAGGTTGGCTGAGGAGGCTAGCCTGACACCTAGTCATTTCCTTAGGGTATTCAAGAAGGTTGTGGGCGTTACGCCGGGAAAGTATGTGGCTGCCGTTATGAAAGAGAGTGAAGGTGTGCCATTGGACTTGGTGGGAGACAGTCCCTCCATGGTTGAAAATCGAGATATGGCATTGATGGATTGGCTTGGTAACCCTGATAGTGAATATGGTGATTTGGGTTGTGCTGTTAGCGCCGGCGGCGAGAACGCTCTGCTATGGAACGAGTTTGATGTTTTGATAGCCGCGGAGGCTGAATATGTATCTCGTCAAGGAATTTAATTGGTGACCGACAGCTTTCGAGTTATCCGCCTTTGATAATTCTAGCTTGTAATTTTCTGGTGGGAGTTCTCATTTGACAGAGTCCAGAGGCGTATATCAACCTGGTTTTACTGGTGGTTCTGTATTCGTAGCGTCCCTCGATGATTGATTGGAATAAAGCAGAGGAGGTGCAGTTTGTGATTTTCAGGACCGTTATTTGTGTGAAACTAGGTAATATAACATTGTTCGTTGATGCGGcgcagatatatatttagaCGCGGCGATACACAATTTTAGCACAAAAAGCGCGGGTCGGTAGAGGGACCTAGCAATAGTGCTACGGATTATGAGTCCAGTGATGCCTGTCAAGATACTACTAGTTGACACCAGAAACCTCGTTATCGCCATTCCAAACACCAGCGATTAAGAGCTTTCAACCACCATATTATCATACGTCTCAGTCTACAGTATTAGATTGTCTTATTTCTCCAGGCCTAACTAGGCACGTTCCAGATTAGATTGAATAACTGTCACGCGTTAATTACACGCTAGACTCACTACAGCTTGCCACTTTGCTAAATATCGAAATACGAAAACGAAACCGACCTAGCTGAAGGGTGGCCGGTAGCCGTTCGTCAGGATCAGACTGACCTGAAACAGGACCGTCAAGAATTGTAACAATGGCACAATAATGGCATGCATAATCAAGGCGATCCGTGCAGCATACCACCACAGCGGCAGTCGATCATAAAGCGATGATCATCGTTGTCACCTCATCAAGACGGAGTTGAGTCTGGACAGGCTCGACTGTGGTTTGTGCTGTAAATAGATCGTGGCAAACGACTCGGCCTGGATGGCCCACCGGCCCACAAATTGGAAACGCGTGTCGCCTTTGTGCCCAGACGGTGATACAGAGTTTTGAGCCTGTGAGGATGCGCGGACGATCGATTTGCCCAGCCGTCGCATGTTTCAATCGGCCAACCCACTCAATTTCAGGCACCCGCTATCATCCGTCAACCGGTGGCTGTGAGCCCCGCAGCCAAAAAGCCAATTTGTGTCGACATGGATGGTCCAGCCTCCGCACCACCTCGAACCTGCTTATCGTTCAGGCCTGACCAGGGGTCTCAACATCCTCTGATCCCGTTCGCTCATGTTGTCATTGGGCTTGGAGCAGGAGTCGGAGGAATCGAAGGAATCGGGATGCAGTGGCGCTTCCGGCGACTACTGGACGATTGCGAATGGCATGCTGTTGCTTTCTGTCATTCCTCAAACCGTTGCCCAAGCGCTTTAGGCATATTTGTGGTTGCAGTGGTAATTGAATTTCTCCGTCTAGTGGTTAAACCAGCGTAATATCATGCGCCATAACAGAAATGATGAAAGGCGATAATACAGAGTAGTACAGTAGCGTACGATTTACTCCGTAGCCGGGGTGGAACTTTTCATTAATTGTCAGTGCATCCCCCCCCCCCTCTGGTGTCTGTTGCAGAatcgcctcttcctctctttccttccttttgCGTCTAACGACACTCTTCAGGTATTTACTTTTGCGCTGCCGCACCACCTGTCTTCTTGACTTGATCATCGGTCTTCACCAATTCATCAGCCAAGACCTGATACTTCGTTCGTTTACCACTGCATTTAGTTATCTATACATGAGCAGGCCCGTTCACTCCCGGGCAAATCATCCTTGTTTCAACTTCTCAGCTGCGAATCAAAGATCCATCAATACGAGCAACCAAAATGAACGTCAACAAAAGATTCGACCGCTTCAAACAGTGGGCTGGGGAAAGAATGGGCGGCGAGGTCAAGACCAATGTCTCTGATGACTTTAAAGCCTTGGAAACGGA carries:
- the mpt gene encoding putative DNA repair and transcription factor Ada (transcript_id=CADANIAT00008968), whose product is MSQTPAPQIISRLPKLGSPATSTASRWQAVVNRDPIASFVYAVITTRIYCRPSCAARLARRANVVFYDTPSQAEEAGFRACKRCKPEDSPEHAIDSQVAVVQRACRTIEADVRSGSKPTLSRLAEEASLTPSHFLRVFKKVVGVTPGKYVAAVMKESEGVPLDLVGDSPSMVENRDMALMDWLGNPDSEYGDLGCAVSAGGENALLWNEFDVLIAAEAEYVSRQGI